In a genomic window of Quercus lobata isolate SW786 chromosome 4, ValleyOak3.0 Primary Assembly, whole genome shotgun sequence:
- the LOC115986847 gene encoding WD-40 repeat-containing protein MSI1, whose product MGKDEEEMRGEIEERLINEEYKIWKKNTPFLYDLVITHALEWPSLTVEWLPDREEPPGKDYSVQKMILGTHTSENEPNYLMLAQLQLPLDDAENDARHYDDDRSDFGGFGCANGKVQIIQQINHDGEVNRARYMPQNPFIIATKTVSAEVYVFDYSKHPSKPPLDGACSPDLRLRGHNTEGYGLSWSKFKQGHLLSGSDDAQICLWDINANPKNKTLDATQIFKVHEGVVEDVAWHLRHEYLFGSVGDDQHLLIWDLRTPSVSKPVQSVIAHQSEVNCLAFNPFNEWVVATGSTDKTVKLFDLRKITTALHTFDCHKEEVFQVGWNPKNETILASCCLGRRLMVWDLSRIDEEQTPEDAEDGPPELLFIHGGHTSKISDFSWNPCEDWVVASVAEDNILQIWQMAENIYHDEDDLPEESTKAA is encoded by the exons atggggAAAGACGAAGAGGAGATGAGGGGAGAGATAGAGGAGAGGCTGATAAACGAGGAGTACAAGATCTGGAAAAAGAACACGCCTTTTCTCTACGATCTGGTCATCACGCACGCCTTGGAGTGGCCTTCCCTTACCGTCGAGTGGTTGCCTGACCGCGAGGAACCGCCCGGGAAGGACTATTCCGTCCAGAAGATGATTCTCGGCACTCATACTTCCGAGAATGAGCCCAATTACCTCATGCTTGCTCAGCTGCAGCTTCCTTTAGATGATGCCGAGAACGACGCCCGCCATTACGACGATGACCGCTCTGATTTCGGCGGTTTTGGCTGCGCTAATGGGAAG GTGCAAATAATTCAGCAAATAAATCATGATGGGGAGGTTAATCGTGCACGATATATGCCTCAAAACCCATTTATTATTGCTACTAAGACAGTTAGTGCAGaagtttatgtttttgattATAGCAAACACCCATCTAAGCCTCCGCTAGATGGTGCATGCAGTCCCGACTTAAGATTGAGAGGCCATAACACTGAAGGATATGGTTTGTCGTGGAGTAAGTTCAAGCAGGGTCATTTACTGAGTGGCTCTGATGATGCTCAGATATGCTTGTGGGATATTAATGCAAATCCTAAGAACAAGACCCTTGATGCCACACAAATTTTTAAG GTTCATGAAGGTGTTGTAGAAGATGTAGCATGGCATCTGAGGCATGAATACTTATTTGGCTCTGTTGGCGATGATCAGCACCTGCTTATATGGGATCTTCGGACTCCATCAGTGAGCAAGCCTGTCCAATCTGTTATTGCTCATCAAAGTGAG GTAAACTGCCTAGCTTTCAATCCCTTTAATGAATGGGTTGTTGCAACGGGGTCTACTGATAAAACTGTTAAGTTGTTTGATCTTCGCAAGATTACCACTGCACTTCACACCTTTGACTGTCACAA GGAGGAGGTTTTCCAAGTTGGCTGGAATCCAAAGAATGAGACCATATTAGCATCTTGTTGTCTTGGTAGGAGACTTATGGTGTGGGATCTTAGCAG GATTGATGAAGAGCAAACACCAGAGGATGCTGAAGATGGACCGCCAGAGTTGCTTTTTATTCATGGCGGTCACACGAGTAAAATATCTGATTTTTCGTGGAACCCATGTGAAGATTGGGTTGTTGCTAGTGTAGCCGAAGACAACATACTTCAAATCTGGCAAATGGCAGAGAACATCTATCATGATGAAGATGATTTACCAGAAGAATCCACAAAGGCTGCTTAG